Proteins from a single region of Paraglaciecola sp. T6c:
- a CDS encoding F0F1 ATP synthase subunit gamma, which produces MGESSSVIQHKLHSANDLKSVVRTMKAMAAVNITQYENAVHALDDYYHTVQLGLMGYFHHIDLPAQTPSVKITPSSKERGKTGIIVIGSDQGLVGQFNDVLLAFMTEKIATLTNDKLIWAVGERMYSYLEDSQHTVQKPLVLPNTIGTVTSLVTELLQEIHRHQQTNQLEEVYLFFNHSAQNAQYEPTCQRVLPLDKQWQQQINTQVWPTKCIPELLTAPQKSFSALIGEYLFTSLFRAATQSLASENASRLTSMQRAEKNIDELQTLLLRQFHRHRQGAIDEELSDLVSGFEALGNAN; this is translated from the coding sequence ATGGGTGAGTCAAGCAGCGTCATACAGCATAAACTGCACAGCGCAAACGATTTAAAATCGGTCGTGCGCACCATGAAGGCCATGGCAGCGGTCAATATCACTCAATACGAAAACGCTGTGCATGCTTTAGATGATTATTATCATACGGTACAACTGGGCTTAATGGGGTATTTCCATCATATCGACTTACCCGCTCAAACGCCGAGCGTTAAGATAACCCCATCAAGCAAAGAGCGTGGCAAGACCGGGATTATCGTCATTGGCTCTGATCAAGGACTCGTAGGTCAATTTAATGATGTGCTGTTGGCATTTATGACCGAGAAAATCGCAACGCTTACTAACGATAAACTAATATGGGCGGTGGGAGAGCGAATGTACTCCTACCTAGAAGACAGCCAGCATACGGTGCAAAAACCCCTTGTTTTGCCTAACACCATAGGTACTGTCACGTCATTGGTCACAGAATTGTTGCAGGAAATCCACAGGCATCAGCAAACAAATCAACTAGAGGAGGTCTATCTATTTTTCAATCACAGCGCCCAAAACGCGCAATATGAGCCGACTTGCCAACGCGTATTACCGCTAGATAAACAATGGCAGCAGCAAATTAACACTCAAGTTTGGCCGACCAAGTGCATCCCAGAACTATTAACTGCCCCTCAAAAAAGTTTTAGCGCACTGATTGGAGAATATCTTTTTACATCTCTTTTTAGGGCCGCTACACAATCACTGGCCAGTGAGAATGCCAGCAGACTGACCTCTATGCAGCGAGCCGAAAAAAACATAGATGAATTGCAAACCTTACTATTGCGGCAATTTCATCGCCATCGTCAAGGTGCCATTGATGAAGAGTTATCAGATTTGGTCAGTGGGTTCGAAGCGCTGGGAAATGCTAATTAA